The following nucleotide sequence is from Citrus sinensis cultivar Valencia sweet orange chromosome 6, DVS_A1.0, whole genome shotgun sequence.
CAGCCGcgcaaaattaaaaacacacgAATCCCACTCAATTGGTCCACAAATTCTTGGAGGGCACATGAGTCATTACGCGGTGCAAAAGCTTGCCATAATTAGCGGCTAGCAATCGATGTCTTCGAGGAAATTCAGGTGCGGCGGATAACAAATGTGAAGAGAGGGTAATACCGTAATTATATGTAAAGGCCGTGGCATTCTCAAAGAGCTAATAGTATATAAAGAGCTCTCGCTAGTTCGTTCATGCGATAACGAAACGGACGGAAGGAGATCGAAATTCGTTTTGTGAAACAGAGTGAAAAATCAACCCTTCTTTAATCCTCaaggaattttattattttcttggtcTCTGAATCGAGGGTTTTGCTTCTTGGTTTAGTGGGTTTGTTTTCGTTATATTATCTGTACGTATATCGATTCCCCTTATCGTTTGATCTTTATTTTATCGTATTGTTTATTAGTTTATCGTTCTATGAATCTCTGTATGTCGTGTTGGTTGGGATTTGATGAAGAACTTTTTAATGATGAATCCGATTGCGCTTGATGTTTTTGGAGAAATAAAGATGGGATTTTTATCAGATTTTTTGCTACAAAATTCTCTCTTTATCAGAtgtggttttttcttttcttgttttctttctttatagaTCCTTACTTGTTTGGTCTGGTATTTTAAGATAAGATTATTTTGATTGTGGTATTGATTCTGGTGAACATCGTTTCAATACCTTGTATGAAGATAATTGTTTATTGAATATTAAGTTCCTGCTTAAAGAACTTGTCTTTAAGCTTCTGTTAGAGATTTCTTATTCTCCTTTTAGTTAATTACACAagaaattgttattttctttgattggTGCTATTGTTTTCATTGCTTTGCTGTTTGGTTTGTTATTATACATATGCTTGCATATATGCAAATGCTTTTatgtagttttttatttaaaaaaaaaaagaaggaaaatatattctttttaagttCTTTGGTTACATCAAGTTGTTTTGCCTGTGATTGGACATGGGTATCAGATTCAGATCTGTTATTCTGATAAGGGTGCTGATGTCTGGTAGTATTGTTCTTGCAGGAGCAAGGCTGAATGATCTAATGGAGTCAAAAGGTGGTAAGAAGAAGTCTAGCAGTAGTTCCTTATTCTACGAAGCTCCTCTTGGTTACAGCATTGAAGACGTTCGACCTCACGGTGGCATAAAGAAGTTCAGATCAGCTGCATACTCAAACGTGAGTTTCATttcgtaataaaattttattccttCTGTATGTTATAACATGAATGcctttttgacattaattatttcttttgtttatgcAGTGCGTCCGCAAACCATCCTGAGATCGTCCAATTTGTCCCAtacccccccaaaaaaaagctCACTACTActgcaattttaattttttttagttttagcCGTCTTAATACTGCAATTTACTTGGCCTATTTCTTTTTCGACTTCCCTCGTTCTCTCGTTCTGCCCTCTTTGCTCTTTGCAATTGTCATTTGTTTTCTGTAAGGCAAGATGGCCTTGCCAGTCTCTGCAATTGGATTTGAAGGTTATGAAAAGAGGCTTGAAGTTTCCTTTTTTGAGCCTGGTGTCTTTGCTGATCCTGGAGGTAGGGGCCTCCGCTCTCTGTCAAAACATCAATTGGATGAAATACTGAAACCTGCGGAATGCACAATTGTTTCTTCGTTGTCAAATGAACATCTTGATTCATATGTCCTCTCAGAATCAAGCCTCTTTGTGTACCCTTACAAAGTTATTATCAAAACTTGTGGGACTACCAAGCTGCTTCTTTCAATCCCTGCCATCCTCAAGTTAGCTGAGTCCCTCTCGTTGTCTGTTCGATCTGTGAGATACACTCGTGGAAGCTTCATATTTGCTGGGGCTCAGCCATTTCCACACCGTAGCTTCTCTGAGGAAGTAGCTGTCCTTGATGGACACTTTGGCAAGTTTGGTATGGACAGCACAGCTTTTGTCATGGGTAGTCCTGACAACACAAAGAGATGGCATGTTTACTCTGCCTCTGCTGAAGCAGGAAGCCATGTAAACCCAGTTTACACTCTAGAGATGTGCATGACTGGTTTGGACAGAAAGAGGGCATCTGTCTTCTACAAAACTAATGAAAGCTCAGCCGCTATGATGACCGAGGACTCTGGCATCAGAAAGATTCTTCCAAAATCTGAGATTTGTGATTTTGAGTTTGACCCTTGTGGTTACTCCATGAATAGTATTGAAGGGGATGCAGTATCTACTATCCACGTCACACCTGAAGATGGTTTCAGTTATGCAAGTTTTGAGGCTGTGGGTTATGATTTTGAGGTTGTGAAGTTGACTCCCTTGCTTGAGAGGGTGCTTGCTTGCTTCAAACCCGCTGAGTTTTCTGTTGCTCTGCATTCTGACATTGTTGGCGATGAACATGGAGACACCTTCATGCTGGACTTGAAGGGATATTCCTGTGGAGAAAAGATATATGAAGAGCTCGGTAATAATGGTTCGCTGATCTACTACAGCTTTTCGAGGGCTGATTGCTCCACATCTCCTAGGTCAATCTTGAAATGCTGTTGGAGCGAGGACGAGAAGGACGAGGAAGTTGAAGGGAAATAGTGTCCCGGATATAATAtcgtgtttgtttttttcattttaatccttcgcttatataataaaatgtgGTGGGGTTATGTAATGGTAGGGCTTGAGCAGCCTTTACCTTTCCGTTTTGCTGCATTTTTCCTGTTATTGTGAACAAGGTCTTATGTTTTTGGATTTCTGTTATGTTGGATTTCCGGAGATGTAGATGTTAAACCAGTAtcttcttttataataagagtcatattattatatcataaatttgtCTGTCTTTACCATGTCAATTCAAGAGTTACTATCATCATGAGTTGAGCTTGTTCTAACTTATTTACACCTTGCAATCCTTTTTCATGTGTTTTGGAGTCCACAACTTGTGtgtttctattattttctccATATACGATGCGGTGGCGATGTCAATCCGTTTTCCAGTCTTTTGGTGTCCATAACTTGTGTTTTTCTGTTATTTTCTCCATAAATGACGTGTGGTGGCGATGTCCTTATTTAAGTCTTACATAATAATTGCCTTCTTTGGAGAGGAAATAATGAAAATC
It contains:
- the LOC102608436 gene encoding S-adenosylmethionine decarboxylase proenzyme, which gives rise to MALPVSAIGFEGYEKRLEVSFFEPGVFADPGGRGLRSLSKHQLDEILKPAECTIVSSLSNEHLDSYVLSESSLFVYPYKVIIKTCGTTKLLLSIPAILKLAESLSLSVRSVRYTRGSFIFAGAQPFPHRSFSEEVAVLDGHFGKFGMDSTAFVMGSPDNTKRWHVYSASAEAGSHVNPVYTLEMCMTGLDRKRASVFYKTNESSAAMMTEDSGIRKILPKSEICDFEFDPCGYSMNSIEGDAVSTIHVTPEDGFSYASFEAVGYDFEVVKLTPLLERVLACFKPAEFSVALHSDIVGDEHGDTFMLDLKGYSCGEKIYEELGNNGSLIYYSFSRADCSTSPRSILKCCWSEDEKDEEVEGK